The Alphaproteobacteria bacterium genome contains a region encoding:
- a CDS encoding DJ-1/PfpI family protein, translated as MIIGMPVYQGVDLLDVAGPHEIFKWMSIPVTVELVAEHAGEITTRDKFTFKAEKSFKDASQFDVLWVPGGAPEALKREMKAPSNYLKFLRTQANARYICSVCEGGVLLAASGLLDGYLMTTHWAFIPCLAKYKVKVAQGFPRFVLDRNRLTGGGISSGLDEAFKLVELLAGYEAAQDIQRTTQYYPCPPVASELEPATSCPLD; from the coding sequence ATGATCATCGGAATGCCCGTCTACCAAGGTGTCGACCTGCTGGATGTCGCGGGGCCGCACGAGATCTTCAAGTGGATGAGCATTCCGGTCACAGTCGAGCTTGTGGCGGAGCACGCGGGCGAGATCACGACGCGCGACAAGTTCACCTTCAAGGCCGAAAAATCCTTCAAGGACGCCTCGCAGTTCGACGTGCTGTGGGTGCCCGGCGGCGCGCCGGAGGCGCTCAAGCGCGAGATGAAAGCACCGAGCAACTATCTCAAGTTCCTGCGGACGCAGGCGAACGCGCGCTACATCTGCTCGGTGTGCGAGGGCGGCGTGCTGCTCGCGGCGTCGGGCCTGCTCGACGGCTACCTGATGACCACGCACTGGGCGTTCATCCCATGCCTTGCGAAATACAAGGTGAAGGTCGCGCAAGGCTTCCCGCGCTTCGTGCTCGACCGCAACCGCCTCACCGGCGGCGGCATCTCGTCGGGCCTCGACGAGGCGTTCAAGCTGGTCGAGCTTCTCGCCGGGTACGAGGCGGCGCAGGACATCCAGCGCACCACGCAGTACTACCCCTGCCCGCCCGTCGCGAGCGAACTCGAACCCGCGACCAGCTGTCCGCTGGACTGA
- a CDS encoding ABC transporter ATP-binding protein, whose amino-acid sequence MADSIAISGVHAGYGSVRVLENVSLDVRPSETVALLGTNGNGKSTLMRCIMGMVRPSAGTIVAQIDGRSHNLVGLSTEEIVDLGIALVPEGRRLFPKLTVEENLLLGAFRPTARTEKARNLDFCYEMFERLKERRHQLAGSMSGGEQQMLALARALMTAPRILLVDEPSVGLAPILVSRTIDTIKTLQKTYNLTVLMAEQNFNQAIRIADRGYVIVHGKIAFEGKSADELNNNDLIRKFYLGL is encoded by the coding sequence TTGGCTGACAGCATTGCCATCAGCGGCGTTCATGCCGGCTACGGTTCGGTCCGCGTGCTCGAGAACGTGTCGCTCGACGTGCGGCCGTCCGAGACCGTCGCTCTGCTCGGCACCAATGGCAACGGCAAAAGCACGCTGATGCGCTGCATCATGGGAATGGTGCGGCCGAGCGCGGGCACGATCGTGGCGCAGATCGACGGGCGATCGCACAATCTCGTCGGCCTAAGCACGGAAGAGATCGTCGATCTCGGCATCGCGCTGGTACCGGAAGGCCGCCGGTTGTTTCCCAAGCTCACCGTCGAGGAAAATCTGCTGCTCGGCGCGTTCCGCCCCACCGCGCGCACCGAGAAGGCACGCAACCTCGACTTCTGTTACGAGATGTTCGAGCGGCTGAAGGAACGGCGCCACCAGCTCGCCGGCTCGATGAGCGGCGGGGAGCAGCAGATGCTGGCCCTCGCCCGCGCGCTGATGACGGCGCCGCGCATCCTGCTGGTCGATGAGCCCTCGGTCGGCCTCGCGCCTATTTTGGTGAGCCGCACCATCGATACGATCAAGACGCTGCAGAAGACGTACAATCTGACGGTCCTGATGGCGGAGCAGAACTTCAACCAGGCGATCCGCATCGCCGACCGCGGCTATGTGATCGTGCACGGCAAGATCGCGTTCGAGGGCAAATCGGCCGACGAACTCAACAACAACGATCTGATCCGCAAGTTTTATCTGGGGCTGTAG
- a CDS encoding type II toxin-antitoxin system RelE/ParE family toxin translates to MKPVVFLGSSLDDLRAFPEQARHDAGFQLERVQRGLDPDDWKPMQTIGSGVREIRVRDASGAFRVIYAAAFAEAIYVLHAFAKKTQRTSQRDIALAQRRLKELKRGATR, encoded by the coding sequence ATGAAGCCCGTCGTGTTTCTGGGAAGCTCGCTCGATGACCTGCGTGCGTTCCCGGAACAGGCGCGCCACGATGCAGGCTTCCAGCTCGAACGCGTGCAGCGCGGTCTTGATCCTGACGACTGGAAGCCGATGCAGACAATTGGGTCCGGCGTGAGGGAAATCCGTGTGCGCGATGCCTCCGGCGCGTTTCGCGTGATCTATGCCGCGGCCTTTGCCGAAGCCATCTATGTGCTGCACGCCTTTGCCAAGAAGACGCAGCGCACGTCGCAGCGGGATATCGCTTTGGCGCAGCGGCGATTGAAAGAGCTCAAGCGTGGAGCAACGCGATGA
- a CDS encoding branched-chain amino acid ABC transporter permease, whose product MDFPFELLINAIIAGVLLGGFYVAVTIGISIAFGMLDIVNIAHPAFIILGSYLAYILNSRFGLDPVLVGLLMLPVFYALGAAVYQVYYLSFEKRGQEALRGLAFFFGILFITEVGLVLVFGVDYRYVEASYIGPALRFGFVDLPYRMLIPCVLALAMFAALQLYLGRTFVGRAIMAVAQDQGALSLMAANPIRIKRIAFGISIATAAMAGAFLIIIQPVEPSVGREYIGRVFAICVLGGLGSLPGTVIGAMLLGIVESITATFYGPSWAPAVAFGFLLLTLAFRPAGILGR is encoded by the coding sequence ATGGATTTCCCCTTCGAACTTCTGATCAACGCCATCATTGCGGGCGTGCTGCTCGGCGGTTTCTATGTCGCCGTGACGATCGGCATTTCGATCGCGTTCGGCATGCTCGACATCGTCAACATCGCGCATCCAGCCTTCATCATCCTCGGCTCCTACCTCGCCTACATCCTCAATTCCCGCTTCGGGCTCGATCCCGTGCTGGTCGGGCTGCTGATGCTGCCGGTGTTCTACGCGCTCGGGGCGGCGGTCTATCAGGTCTACTACTTGTCGTTCGAGAAGCGCGGCCAGGAGGCCTTGCGCGGGCTCGCGTTTTTCTTCGGAATCCTGTTCATCACCGAGGTCGGGCTCGTCCTCGTGTTCGGCGTCGACTACCGCTATGTCGAGGCGTCATACATCGGGCCGGCGCTGCGCTTCGGCTTTGTCGACCTGCCCTATCGCATGCTGATCCCGTGCGTGCTCGCGCTCGCGATGTTCGCGGCGCTGCAGCTCTATCTCGGACGCACGTTCGTCGGACGAGCCATCATGGCGGTGGCGCAAGACCAGGGCGCGCTCAGCCTGATGGCGGCCAATCCGATCCGGATCAAGCGGATCGCATTCGGCATCTCGATCGCGACCGCCGCGATGGCGGGCGCGTTCCTGATCATCATCCAGCCAGTCGAGCCTTCGGTCGGGCGCGAATACATCGGCCGCGTGTTTGCGATCTGCGTGCTCGGCGGGCTCGGCAGCCTGCCCGGCACGGTGATCGGCGCAATGCTGCTCGGCATCGTCGAGAGCATCACGGCGACCTTCTACGGGCCGTCCTGGGCTCCGGCGGTCGCGTTCGGTTTTCTCCTCCTGACGCTGGCGTTCCGGCCGGCCGGCATCCTGGGGCGCTAG
- a CDS encoding alpha-hydroxy acid oxidase, which produces MRLDRAMCIEDLRRIARRNVPGVFFEYMEAGSYSEHTRDANVEDMRAIKLRQRVLVDMSRRSLKTTVLGEDLALPLAIAPTGLSGMQYADGEIHACRAAHAAGIQYTLSTMSICSIEDVAEAVQKPFWFQLYVMRDRGFVADLIKRAEMAGCTALFLTVDLPVNGQRHVDMRNGLSVPPRLTAKTVFDVMRRPTWAWRILNGKRKTFANVDGHLPGGTSFGGMTLAEWTHSQFDVTVSWKDVAWIRSIWPRKLVLKGILDPEDAREALKTGADGVVVSNHGGRQLDGAPSTIKALPKVAEAIGGQKEVLIDSGIRTGQDIFRALALGANACMIGRAALYGLGAGGEAGVARAISIFRGELDTTMILAGIDDVRKIDHRAIASELPGEFAKRN; this is translated from the coding sequence ATGCGGCTGGATCGCGCGATGTGCATCGAGGACCTGCGGCGGATCGCGCGCCGCAACGTGCCGGGCGTGTTCTTCGAATACATGGAGGCGGGCTCCTACTCCGAGCATACGCGCGACGCCAACGTGGAGGACATGCGCGCGATCAAGCTGCGCCAGCGCGTGCTGGTCGACATGTCGCGGCGCAGCCTGAAGACCACCGTGCTCGGCGAGGACCTGGCGCTGCCGCTCGCGATCGCACCGACCGGGCTCTCCGGCATGCAATATGCGGACGGCGAAATCCACGCCTGCCGTGCCGCGCACGCGGCCGGCATCCAGTACACGCTCTCCACCATGTCGATCTGCTCGATCGAGGACGTGGCGGAGGCCGTGCAGAAGCCGTTCTGGTTCCAGCTCTACGTGATGCGCGATCGTGGCTTCGTGGCGGATCTCATCAAGCGCGCCGAGATGGCCGGCTGCACCGCGCTGTTCCTCACCGTCGACCTGCCGGTGAACGGCCAGCGCCATGTCGACATGCGCAACGGCCTCTCGGTGCCCCCTCGCCTGACGGCGAAGACCGTGTTCGACGTGATGCGGCGGCCCACATGGGCGTGGCGCATCCTCAACGGCAAGCGCAAGACCTTCGCGAATGTCGACGGCCACCTGCCGGGCGGCACCAGTTTCGGCGGGATGACGCTCGCCGAATGGACGCATTCCCAGTTCGACGTGACGGTGAGCTGGAAAGACGTCGCATGGATCCGCTCGATCTGGCCGCGCAAGCTCGTACTGAAAGGCATTCTCGATCCGGAGGATGCGCGCGAGGCGCTGAAAACCGGCGCCGACGGTGTGGTGGTGTCGAACCACGGCGGACGCCAGCTCGACGGCGCGCCCTCGACCATCAAGGCGCTCCCGAAGGTCGCCGAGGCGATCGGCGGGCAAAAGGAAGTGCTGATCGATTCAGGCATCCGCACCGGGCAGGACATCTTCCGCGCGCTCGCGCTCGGGGCGAACGCCTGCATGATCGGCCGGGCGGCGCTCTATGGGCTCGGCGCGGGCGGCGAGGCGGGCGTCGCGCGCGCGATCAGCATTTTCCGCGGTGAGCTCGACACCACCATGATCCTCGCCGGCATCGACGACGTGAGAAAGATCGACCACCGCGCGATCGCGAGCGAACTGCCGGGCGAGTTCGCGAAGCGGAATTGA
- a CDS encoding LLM class flavin-dependent oxidoreductase: MTDTDDRYVKTGIFLAPFHPVAENPLLALERDMDLLVHLDKLNYHEAWIGEHHSAGFEIINCPEMFIAAAAERTRHIRLGTGVVSLPYHNPFTLAGRMQQLDYMTRGRAMFGVGPGSLVYDADKMGLASADQRRKLDESLDVLMELMAGRMVTKKTDWFDLREARLQLKSFSQPMMEMAVASARSPTGALQAGKHGIGMISLGGTSDDSLKAHAANWGVYEEAAKENGKVADRRKWRIVTFAHVAETREQARAEVKFGLADFVRYFGKVATFPIIPPDVTGDPADYLTTSGLACIGTPEDCIRHFERLWKGSNGGLGGIMLLAHNWADWPATMRSYELMARYVHPHFQRNANALREWSYDDAAAKYATAGAQMKAAVQAATEKYQAKKRGG; this comes from the coding sequence ATGACCGACACCGACGACCGCTATGTGAAGACCGGCATCTTTCTCGCGCCCTTCCACCCGGTGGCGGAGAATCCGCTGCTCGCGCTCGAGCGCGACATGGATCTACTCGTCCATCTCGACAAGCTCAATTACCACGAGGCCTGGATCGGCGAGCACCATTCGGCCGGCTTCGAGATCATCAACTGTCCGGAGATGTTCATCGCGGCGGCGGCCGAGCGCACGCGCCACATCCGGCTCGGCACCGGCGTGGTGTCGCTGCCCTATCACAACCCGTTCACGCTCGCGGGCCGCATGCAGCAGCTGGATTACATGACGCGCGGGCGCGCGATGTTCGGCGTCGGCCCCGGCTCGCTCGTCTACGACGCCGACAAGATGGGGCTCGCCTCGGCCGATCAGCGCCGCAAGCTCGACGAGTCGCTCGACGTGCTGATGGAGCTGATGGCCGGCCGCATGGTCACCAAGAAAACCGACTGGTTCGACCTGCGCGAGGCGCGGCTGCAACTAAAAAGCTTTTCGCAGCCGATGATGGAGATGGCAGTCGCCTCGGCACGCTCGCCGACCGGCGCGCTGCAGGCCGGCAAGCACGGCATCGGCATGATCTCGCTCGGCGGCACGTCGGACGACTCGCTGAAAGCGCATGCGGCGAACTGGGGCGTCTACGAGGAGGCCGCGAAAGAGAACGGCAAGGTCGCGGACCGCCGCAAGTGGCGCATCGTGACCTTTGCGCATGTGGCGGAGACGCGTGAGCAGGCGCGCGCCGAGGTGAAGTTCGGGCTTGCGGATTTCGTACGTTACTTTGGCAAGGTGGCGACGTTCCCGATCATCCCGCCGGACGTGACGGGCGACCCGGCCGACTATCTCACCACCAGCGGCCTCGCCTGCATCGGTACACCGGAGGACTGCATCCGCCATTTCGAGCGGCTGTGGAAAGGCTCGAACGGCGGGCTCGGCGGCATCATGCTGCTGGCCCATAACTGGGCGGACTGGCCGGCGACGATGCGCTCCTACGAATTGATGGCGCGCTACGTGCACCCGCACTTCCAGCGCAACGCCAATGCGCTGCGCGAATGGAGCTACGACGACGCGGCGGCCAAATACGCAACCGCCGGCGCGCAGATGAAGGCGGCCGTGCAGGCCGCGACCGAGAAATATCAGGCGAAAAAGAGGGGTGGATGA
- a CDS encoding ABC transporter ATP-binding protein: protein MTAPLLHIDQVGKRFGGFVALDGINLEVAPGERLGLIGPNGSGKSTLVNCICGTLQNEAGSVTFDGRKMDGLPAHQRTILGLSRSFQLPRPFASLSVADNLRIPLLYAVKARRGTHLTAEELNIHCVEYLRLVGLDHKAAKRPRDLTQVEMRKLELARAMAAEPKLLIADESMAGLSHSEIEDILKLLMELNARGITIILIEHIMSAVMSFSQRLVVLVSGRKIADGNPAEVVRNPEVEKAYLG from the coding sequence ATGACCGCGCCCTTGCTGCACATCGACCAGGTCGGCAAGCGATTCGGCGGTTTCGTCGCGCTCGACGGCATCAATCTGGAAGTTGCGCCGGGCGAGCGGCTCGGACTGATCGGCCCGAACGGCTCCGGCAAGTCGACGCTGGTGAACTGCATCTGCGGCACGCTGCAGAACGAGGCTGGCAGCGTCACATTCGATGGCCGCAAGATGGACGGCCTGCCGGCGCATCAGCGCACGATTCTGGGCCTTTCACGCTCGTTCCAGTTGCCGCGGCCGTTCGCAAGCCTGTCGGTCGCCGACAACCTGCGTATTCCTCTCCTGTATGCGGTCAAAGCCCGCAGGGGCACGCATCTCACGGCCGAGGAACTGAACATCCATTGTGTCGAGTATCTCCGCCTTGTCGGGCTCGATCACAAGGCCGCCAAGCGCCCGCGCGATCTCACACAGGTCGAGATGCGCAAGCTCGAGCTCGCGCGCGCGATGGCGGCGGAGCCCAAGCTGCTGATCGCCGACGAGTCGATGGCGGGGCTATCGCATTCCGAGATCGAGGATATCCTGAAGCTGCTGATGGAGCTCAACGCGCGCGGCATCACCATCATCCTGATCGAACATATCATGAGCGCGGTGATGAGCTTCTCGCAAAGGCTCGTGGTTCTGGTATCCGGACGCAAGATCGCCGACGGCAATCCGGCGGAGGTCGTGCGCAACCCCGAGGTGGAGAAAGCCTACCTTGGCTGA
- a CDS encoding XRE family transcriptional regulator: MKKRRFASVWDAIEPSRAQAANMKARAEMMIAIREAVAGWGLTQAATAKRLGVTQPRLNDLLRGRINKFSLDALINVATAAGLAVRVEVVKAA, encoded by the coding sequence ATGAAGAAGCGACGGTTCGCCAGCGTGTGGGATGCGATCGAGCCTTCCCGCGCGCAGGCCGCCAACATGAAGGCGCGGGCCGAGATGATGATCGCGATCCGCGAAGCCGTCGCGGGCTGGGGCCTGACACAGGCGGCGACCGCGAAGCGCCTGGGCGTGACGCAACCGCGGCTGAACGATCTGCTGCGCGGACGCATCAACAAGTTCAGCCTCGATGCGCTGATCAATGTGGCGACGGCGGCTGGGCTCGCCGTGCGGGTGGAGGTGGTGAAAGCGGCGTAG
- a CDS encoding alpha-hydroxy acid oxidase: MPTHTCVEDLRQQYLRRVPRMFADYAENGSYQEETLHANRRDFEAIKFEQRILVDVAQRSTGTTLLGQPVSVPLAIAPVGLLGMQHADGEIHAARAANAMGIPFCLSTMSVASIEDVAAETGKPFWFQLYVMRDRAFITKLIARAAAANCSALVLTVDLQVLGQRHRDVKNGLSVPPRMTLANILNIATKPRWVKEILSTRRRSFGNIVGHVTGVADTRSLGAWTANQFDPTLNWGDVKWIRDQWKGKLILKGIMNAGDAEKAVDAGADAIVVSNHGGRQLDGAPSSIAALPRIADAVGMRTEVLIDGGITSGQNLMRALALGAKGAMIGKAMVYGLGAAGEDGVRQVIGYIQKELDITMALTGVNKISEIDRHVLADWASNRGPL, encoded by the coding sequence ATGCCTACGCACACCTGCGTCGAGGACTTGCGTCAGCAATATCTGCGGCGCGTGCCGCGCATGTTCGCCGATTACGCCGAAAACGGCTCCTACCAGGAGGAGACGCTGCACGCGAACCGGCGCGACTTCGAGGCGATCAAGTTCGAGCAGCGCATCCTGGTCGATGTCGCACAGCGCTCGACCGGGACCACGCTGCTCGGGCAACCCGTGTCGGTGCCTCTCGCCATCGCGCCGGTCGGGCTGCTCGGCATGCAGCATGCCGACGGCGAAATCCATGCGGCGCGCGCCGCGAATGCCATGGGCATTCCGTTCTGCCTCTCCACCATGTCGGTCGCGTCGATCGAGGACGTCGCGGCGGAGACCGGCAAGCCGTTCTGGTTCCAGCTCTACGTGATGCGCGACCGCGCGTTCATCACCAAGCTGATCGCACGCGCCGCCGCCGCGAACTGCAGCGCGCTGGTCCTCACCGTGGACCTGCAGGTGCTCGGCCAGCGTCATCGTGACGTGAAGAACGGCCTCTCGGTGCCGCCGCGCATGACGCTGGCCAATATCCTCAATATCGCGACCAAGCCGCGCTGGGTGAAAGAGATCCTCTCCACCAGGCGGCGCTCGTTCGGCAATATCGTCGGTCACGTGACCGGCGTCGCGGACACGCGTTCGCTCGGCGCCTGGACTGCCAATCAGTTCGATCCGACGCTGAACTGGGGCGACGTGAAATGGATCCGAGATCAGTGGAAAGGCAAACTCATCCTGAAGGGGATCATGAATGCGGGCGACGCCGAGAAGGCGGTCGACGCCGGCGCCGACGCGATCGTGGTCTCGAACCATGGGGGCCGGCAGCTTGACGGCGCGCCCTCATCGATCGCGGCGCTGCCGCGCATCGCGGACGCCGTCGGCATGCGGACCGAAGTACTGATCGACGGCGGCATCACGTCGGGCCAGAACCTGATGCGCGCGCTTGCGCTCGGCGCGAAGGGCGCGATGATCGGAAAGGCGATGGTCTACGGGTTAGGCGCGGCCGGCGAGGACGGCGTCAGGCAGGTGATCGGCTACATCCAGAAGGAGCTCGACATCACCATGGCGCTCACGGGCGTCAACAAAATCTCGGAGATCGATCGCCACGTGCTGGCGGACTGGGCGAGCAATCGAGGTCCGCTATAA
- a CDS encoding branched-chain amino acid ABC transporter permease translates to MQSRTFILVALAVAAAFFGAAQLVANDYLFFAGYTVLQFIVLATAWNILGGYCGYVNFGSAAFFALGAYSTVFFHKTFPMPIPLLIVLGGIVSGIVGLGMGYLTLRLRGSFFAIATLALAVVLQTLIVNWDYVGGSRGAYIIRPNTINLADHDIPYIEYLFFLMLALAMLAIITARTIERSRLGFGFATIRDDELAAEASGVPTLRLKLIATTLSGALMGMAGAPFPYYIGYLQPQSAFALDYAVNSIAMPMIGGTGSWIGPLVGALLLGTIQQVATVTISSAVNVLIVGVLLVAFVIIAPNGLVGLVQDMMRRERR, encoded by the coding sequence ATGCAGTCGCGCACCTTCATTCTGGTCGCGCTGGCCGTCGCGGCCGCATTCTTCGGCGCCGCGCAGCTCGTCGCGAACGACTATCTGTTCTTTGCCGGCTACACGGTACTGCAGTTCATCGTGCTCGCGACGGCCTGGAACATCCTCGGCGGCTATTGCGGCTATGTGAATTTCGGCTCGGCGGCGTTCTTCGCACTCGGCGCTTATTCGACGGTCTTCTTCCACAAGACCTTCCCGATGCCGATCCCCCTGCTGATCGTCCTCGGAGGCATCGTGTCCGGCATCGTCGGGCTCGGCATGGGCTACCTGACACTGCGCCTGCGCGGTTCGTTCTTTGCGATCGCCACGCTCGCGCTCGCCGTCGTGCTGCAAACCTTGATCGTCAACTGGGATTACGTCGGCGGCTCGCGCGGTGCCTACATCATCCGGCCGAACACGATCAATCTTGCGGATCACGACATCCCGTACATCGAATACCTGTTCTTCCTGATGCTGGCGCTCGCGATGCTCGCCATCATCACGGCGCGCACCATCGAACGTTCGCGGCTCGGCTTCGGCTTCGCGACCATTCGCGACGATGAGCTCGCCGCCGAGGCCTCGGGCGTGCCGACCTTGCGGCTGAAACTGATCGCCACCACGCTTTCGGGCGCCCTGATGGGCATGGCCGGCGCGCCGTTCCCCTATTACATCGGCTACCTGCAGCCGCAGTCGGCCTTTGCGCTCGACTACGCCGTCAATTCGATTGCGATGCCGATGATCGGCGGCACCGGGAGCTGGATCGGCCCGCTGGTCGGCGCCCTCCTGCTCGGCACCATCCAGCAGGTCGCGACCGTGACCATCTCGTCGGCAGTCAACGTGCTGATCGTCGGGGTGTTGCTCGTCGCATTCGTCATTATTGCGCCGAACGGTCTCGTCGGATTGGTGCAGGACATGATGCGGAGGGAACGGCGATGA
- a CDS encoding DUF3422 domain-containing protein, with product MTADVTIGTERLAAHPLRAAVLGEVHARPFTPIETPRRVLHFAFETTPERGEADRMALIAACAARGLPALPKGAKHHRIEFGAIALRWEQHSEFTTYTWELPSETADGTPFHPPAAALSSPMAQVPQPGPLLVAIDLHLIADSERKIAPERLFDRASLAAAENSDGTALYATDFQSDPAGFIRILIGDRGLGAERAGALTQRVLEVETYRTLALLGLPEAQRLAPSVRRTETRLAEVTAATEATEGLEANQRLLEELTTLAAELEAGAAASQFRFGASRAYDQILHLRLETIGERKVGGLPTWTSFLARRMAPAMRTIATLEERQTKLADKLARAANLLRTRVDVELQQQNRDVLRSMNERTRLQLMLQATVEGLSVAAISYYVVGLFGYVVKGVHDSGLVRFDPSLATGAFVPIAVMFVWWVVRRIRKRHIKGAG from the coding sequence ATGACCGCGGACGTCACCATCGGGACCGAACGGCTCGCCGCGCACCCGTTGCGCGCGGCCGTGCTCGGCGAGGTGCATGCGCGCCCTTTCACGCCGATCGAAACGCCGCGCCGCGTTCTGCACTTCGCCTTCGAAACGACACCCGAGCGCGGCGAGGCCGACCGCATGGCGCTGATCGCGGCCTGTGCGGCGCGGGGGCTGCCCGCCTTGCCGAAGGGCGCCAAACATCACCGCATCGAATTCGGCGCGATCGCGCTGCGCTGGGAGCAGCATTCCGAATTCACCACCTATACCTGGGAGCTGCCGTCCGAGACGGCGGACGGAACACCCTTCCATCCGCCGGCCGCTGCGCTCAGCAGCCCGATGGCGCAGGTGCCGCAGCCCGGTCCGTTGCTGGTCGCGATCGACCTGCATCTCATCGCCGATAGTGAACGCAAGATCGCGCCCGAGCGGCTGTTCGACCGCGCAAGCCTTGCGGCGGCGGAGAACTCCGATGGCACCGCGCTGTACGCAACCGACTTCCAGAGCGACCCCGCCGGTTTCATCCGCATCCTCATCGGGGACCGCGGGCTCGGCGCGGAGCGCGCCGGCGCGCTGACCCAGCGCGTGCTCGAGGTCGAAACCTATCGCACGCTCGCGCTGCTTGGCCTGCCGGAGGCGCAGCGCCTCGCGCCTTCGGTGCGCCGCACCGAGACGCGGCTTGCGGAAGTCACCGCGGCGACGGAGGCAACCGAAGGATTGGAGGCGAACCAGCGCCTGCTCGAGGAACTGACCACACTCGCCGCCGAACTCGAGGCGGGTGCGGCCGCGAGCCAGTTCCGCTTCGGCGCAAGCCGCGCCTATGACCAGATCCTGCACCTGCGCCTGGAAACGATCGGCGAGCGCAAAGTCGGCGGCCTGCCGACCTGGACCTCGTTCCTCGCGCGGCGCATGGCGCCTGCGATGCGCACCATCGCGACGCTGGAGGAGCGGCAGACCAAGCTCGCCGACAAGCTCGCGCGTGCCGCGAACCTGCTGCGCACGCGGGTCGATGTCGAGCTGCAGCAGCAGAATCGCGACGTGCTCCGCTCCATGAACGAACGGACCCGGCTGCAGCTGATGCTGCAGGCAACGGTCGAAGGCCTCTCGGTCGCGGCGATCAGCTACTACGTGGTCGGACTGTTCGGATACGTGGTGAAAGGCGTGCACGATTCAGGGTTGGTTCGTTTCGATCCCTCGCTCGCGACCGGCGCGTTCGTGCCCATCGCGGTGATGTTCGTCTGGTGGGTCGTGCGGCGGATCCGCAAACGGCACATCAAGGGGGCGGGCTAG
- the cynS gene encoding cyanase, translating to MNRAALTEKLLDTKREKGWTWKHICAEIGGMSPVMVTGGVLGQQKMTKLMAAAAAKLFGLTKAEEALLNEVPMRGTGTPMPPTDPLIYRFYELVMVNGPAWKALIEEEFGDGIMSAIDFDMTIDRQPDPRGDRVKIGMTGKFLPFKYYGAEGNAQPYGYKEE from the coding sequence ATGAACCGCGCCGCACTCACCGAAAAGCTCCTCGACACCAAGCGCGAGAAGGGCTGGACCTGGAAGCACATCTGCGCCGAGATCGGCGGCATGTCGCCCGTGATGGTGACGGGCGGCGTGCTCGGCCAGCAGAAGATGACCAAGCTGATGGCCGCCGCGGCCGCGAAGCTGTTCGGCCTCACCAAGGCCGAGGAGGCGCTGCTCAACGAGGTGCCGATGCGCGGCACCGGCACGCCGATGCCGCCGACCGATCCCTTGATCTACCGCTTCTACGAGCTGGTGATGGTGAACGGCCCGGCCTGGAAGGCGCTGATCGAGGAGGAGTTCGGCGACGGCATCATGTCGGCGATCGACTTCGATATGACGATCGACCGCCAACCGGACCCGCGCGGCGACCGCGTCAAGATCGGCATGACCGGCAAGTTCCTGCCGTTCAAGTATTACGGCGCGGAAGGGAACGCGCAGCCGTACGGGTATAAGGAGGAGTGA